One window of the Shewanella litorisediminis genome contains the following:
- a CDS encoding thiolase family protein, whose translation MSVSDIVIVAAKRTAMGGFQGSLSEVPSPKLAATAVKALLDDTGLDGARVDELLMGCVLPAGLGQAPARQAALGAGLPLSVGATTVNKVCGSGMKTVMLAHDLIKAGSANVVIAGGMESMSQAPYLLDKARGGMRMGHGKVLDHMFLDGLEDAYTGGAMGTFAQKTANDFGLTRESMDAFALSSLEKANAAINSGAFEAEIVPVTVSSRKGDVEVKVDEQPGNARPEKIPALRPAFAKDGTITAANSSSISDGAAALMLMSREQADALGLKVLATIKGHTTHAQEPAMFTTAPVGAMQKLLSNVGWSKDEVDLFEINEAFAMVTMLAISELKLDAARVNVNGGACALGHPIGCSGARVLVTLIHALKARGLKRGVASLCIGGGEATAMAIEV comes from the coding sequence ATGAGCGTATCGGATATCGTCATTGTTGCGGCAAAACGCACTGCCATGGGTGGTTTTCAGGGTAGCCTGTCTGAGGTGCCATCACCCAAGTTGGCTGCGACCGCAGTCAAGGCTCTGCTGGATGACACAGGCCTGGATGGCGCCAGGGTTGACGAACTCCTGATGGGCTGCGTGCTGCCAGCAGGCCTTGGCCAGGCGCCTGCCCGTCAGGCCGCCCTGGGAGCCGGTCTGCCGCTGTCTGTGGGTGCGACCACCGTCAACAAGGTGTGCGGCTCAGGCATGAAAACCGTTATGCTGGCCCATGACCTCATTAAAGCAGGCAGCGCCAATGTGGTGATTGCCGGCGGCATGGAAAGCATGAGCCAGGCCCCATACCTGCTGGACAAAGCCCGTGGCGGCATGCGCATGGGCCACGGCAAGGTGCTTGACCATATGTTCCTCGACGGCCTTGAAGATGCCTACACCGGCGGCGCCATGGGCACCTTCGCCCAGAAAACCGCCAATGACTTCGGCCTGACCCGCGAGTCCATGGACGCCTTTGCCTTAAGCTCACTGGAAAAAGCCAACGCCGCCATCAACTCCGGCGCTTTCGAAGCGGAAATCGTGCCTGTGACCGTGTCCAGCCGCAAAGGCGATGTGGAAGTGAAAGTTGACGAGCAGCCGGGTAACGCCCGCCCCGAAAAAATTCCTGCGCTGCGTCCGGCCTTTGCCAAAGACGGCACCATCACTGCCGCCAATTCATCATCCATTTCCGACGGCGCGGCTGCGCTGATGCTGATGAGCCGGGAGCAGGCTGATGCTCTGGGCCTTAAGGTGCTCGCCACCATCAAGGGCCACACTACCCATGCTCAGGAACCTGCCATGTTTACCACAGCCCCTGTGGGTGCCATGCAGAAGCTGCTCTCCAACGTGGGCTGGAGCAAGGACGAGGTAGATCTCTTTGAAATCAATGAAGCCTTTGCCATGGTGACCATGCTGGCCATCAGCGAGCTTAAGCTGGATGCGGCCAGGGTTAACGTGAACGGCGGCGCCTGCGCCCTCGGTCACCCCATCGGCTGTTCAGGTGCCCGTGTGCTGGTGACCCTCATCCATGCGCTCAAGGCTCGCGGCCTCAAGCGCGGTGTTGCTTCACTGTGCATCGGCGGCGGTGAAGCCACTGCAATGGCCATCGAAGTTTAA
- the metA gene encoding homoserine O-acetyltransferase MetA, translating into MPVKIPDNLPAAEILSAENIFVMSETRAAHQDIRPMKVLILNLMPNKIETETQLLRLLGNTPLQVDVDLLRIHDKESRHTSLDHMNTFYRDFEDVRHKNYDGLIITGAPLGQLDFEEVTYWDHIREIIDWSQSHVTSVLFLCWAAHAGLYHLYGLKRELLKTKRSGVFVHSRSCDHHPLLRGFDEEFFAPHSRYAEIPVAHIHAHPALQVLAESDEAGAYLVLSRNSRNLFVIGHPEYQKSTLSDEYHRDLAAGIDPEIPKNYFRNDDPAQAPVARWHSHGSLLVSNWLNYYVYQLTPYDLSDMSAITPWEGSSTS; encoded by the coding sequence ATGCCGGTAAAAATCCCCGACAATCTGCCAGCGGCAGAGATACTGTCGGCAGAAAATATCTTTGTGATGTCAGAAACCCGGGCGGCCCATCAGGACATACGTCCGATGAAGGTGCTTATCCTCAATCTGATGCCAAACAAGATAGAAACAGAGACCCAGCTGCTGAGGCTCCTTGGCAATACGCCCTTGCAGGTGGATGTGGACTTGCTGCGCATCCACGACAAGGAGTCGCGCCACACCTCGCTCGACCACATGAATACCTTTTACCGGGACTTTGAGGATGTGCGTCATAAAAATTATGACGGCCTCATTATCACGGGAGCGCCCCTGGGGCAGCTCGATTTTGAAGAGGTGACCTATTGGGATCACATCCGCGAGATCATCGACTGGTCTCAAAGCCATGTGACCTCGGTGCTGTTTTTGTGTTGGGCTGCCCACGCCGGGCTTTACCATCTTTACGGCCTCAAGCGCGAACTGCTCAAGACCAAACGCTCCGGGGTATTTGTGCACAGTCGCAGCTGCGATCACCATCCGCTGCTGCGGGGTTTCGATGAAGAGTTTTTTGCCCCTCACTCACGTTATGCCGAAATTCCCGTGGCGCACATCCATGCCCATCCGGCTTTGCAGGTGCTGGCGGAGTCTGACGAGGCCGGAGCCTATCTGGTGCTCAGTCGAAACAGCCGTAACCTGTTTGTTATTGGTCATCCCGAGTATCAAAAATCCACCCTGAGTGACGAATATCATCGGGATCTGGCCGCCGGTATTGACCCAGAAATCCCCAAAAATTACTTCAGAAACGATGACCCTGCCCAGGCACCGGTGGCGCGCTGGCACAGCCATGGGAGCCTGCTCGTCAGTAACTGGCTTAACTATTATGTGTACCAGTTGACCCCTTACGATCTGTCCGATATGAGTGCCATCACTCCCTGGGAAGGCAGCTCAACATCCTGA
- a CDS encoding YbaY family lipoprotein translates to MLSKFAKAARALAALCVLGALSACVTVEEPKPIIINGAAGYLESVVLPPNSAITIAVIDLDTPGVIIAQKTFNVVRAPVPFKFILPSESIDPRVNYGVVALIKHNNQVIFQTYDRFPVINNNKFTTEVVMKPVGR, encoded by the coding sequence ATGTTGAGTAAATTTGCCAAAGCGGCCAGGGCCCTGGCCGCCCTGTGTGTGCTGGGAGCCCTGAGCGCCTGTGTCACGGTTGAGGAGCCTAAACCCATCATCATTAATGGCGCGGCGGGTTATCTGGAGTCTGTGGTGCTGCCGCCAAACAGCGCCATCACCATTGCGGTTATCGATTTGGACACCCCCGGCGTTATCATCGCCCAGAAAACCTTTAATGTGGTGCGTGCGCCAGTGCCCTTTAAGTTCATCTTGCCGTCGGAATCCATAGATCCCAGGGTTAACTACGGTGTGGTTGCGCTTATCAAGCACAACAATCAGGTGATTTTTCAGACCTACGACAGATTCCCTGTGATAAATAACAACAAGTTCACCACAGAAGTGGTGATGAAACCTGTTGGCAGATAG
- the tesB gene encoding acyl-CoA thioesterase II, which yields MSQVLNDLLSLLTLETLEIGLYRGQSQDLGFGHVFGGQVMGQALSAARETVEPTRKVHSLHSYFLRAGDESLPIVYDVEIMRDGGSFSARRVKAVQKGRPIFYMTCSFQGEEEGFSHQISMPDVPGPEGLLNQQELAVTLRDKIPEKMLEKFMADAPIEMRIVDPVSPVAPRSREPVRHVWLRANGKVEGDSHVHDALLAYASDFNFLVTAAQPHGVSFLTPGMRMATIDHAMWFHRPLDMNDWLLYSIDSPNASGGRGFVKGHFFNRRGELVASATQEGLMRMKKDSN from the coding sequence ATGAGTCAGGTATTGAACGATCTATTGTCACTGCTGACACTCGAAACCCTGGAGATTGGACTTTATCGTGGTCAGAGCCAGGACCTGGGATTTGGTCATGTCTTTGGCGGCCAGGTGATGGGCCAGGCCCTGAGTGCCGCCCGTGAAACCGTAGAGCCAACACGCAAGGTCCATTCACTTCACAGTTACTTTTTGCGCGCAGGGGATGAATCCCTTCCCATAGTGTATGACGTGGAAATCATGCGCGACGGCGGCTCTTTCAGCGCCCGTCGGGTAAAGGCCGTGCAGAAAGGCCGGCCGATTTTCTACATGACCTGTTCCTTCCAGGGAGAGGAAGAGGGTTTTTCACATCAGATAAGCATGCCGGACGTGCCTGGCCCGGAGGGACTGCTCAACCAACAGGAGTTGGCGGTGACCTTAAGGGACAAGATCCCCGAAAAAATGCTGGAAAAGTTTATGGCCGATGCGCCCATCGAGATGCGCATTGTCGACCCTGTCAGCCCTGTGGCACCTCGCTCCCGGGAGCCGGTGCGTCATGTTTGGCTGCGTGCCAATGGCAAGGTGGAAGGCGACAGCCACGTGCACGATGCCTTGCTGGCCTATGCCTCTGATTTCAACTTTTTGGTGACGGCCGCCCAGCCACACGGGGTGTCGTTTTTAACACCGGGCATGCGGATGGCCACCATAGACCACGCCATGTGGTTCCATCGACCCTTGGATATGAATGATTGGCTGCTATACAGTATCGATAGCCCCAATGCTAGCGGTGGTCGTGGTTTTGTAAAAGGACATTTTTTCAATCGCCGGGGTGAGCTGGTGGCATCGGCGACCCAGGAAGGATTGATGCGCATGAAGAAGGACAGCAACTGA
- a CDS encoding SDR family NAD(P)-dependent oxidoreductase produces MTQATAIIVGASSHLGRELVTQLTQEGTRVGLLVPEPELMTEFIQSLGGDIQVEALPITDPDGAMAAFESLWQRMGGAHLVLVNTGLNSYHPDLPWQIEADIIKVNVQGFALICNTAFRLLRQQGYGQLAAINSIAGQRGGPAVAYHASKAFAQNYLEGLSMHAQRLKLPITITDLQLGLLDKAAMQQSRFWLQPLPKVAAQILRALKKGKRRAYITRRWALVAWLIRILPEYIYNTRHWKKKGKH; encoded by the coding sequence ATGACTCAAGCAACTGCAATAATTGTGGGCGCCAGCTCACACCTTGGCCGCGAATTGGTGACCCAGCTCACACAGGAAGGCACCCGAGTGGGGCTCCTGGTGCCCGAGCCCGAACTGATGACTGAATTTATCCAGTCTCTGGGCGGCGATATTCAGGTTGAAGCCTTACCCATCACAGACCCCGACGGCGCCATGGCAGCCTTCGAAAGCCTGTGGCAACGCATGGGGGGGGCACATCTGGTGTTAGTGAATACCGGCCTCAATAGCTATCACCCCGACCTGCCCTGGCAAATTGAAGCCGACATCATCAAGGTTAACGTGCAGGGCTTCGCACTGATTTGCAATACGGCGTTCAGATTACTGCGCCAGCAAGGCTATGGGCAACTGGCAGCCATCAACTCCATTGCCGGGCAGCGCGGCGGCCCAGCCGTCGCGTACCATGCCTCCAAGGCCTTTGCGCAGAATTATCTCGAAGGCTTATCGATGCATGCCCAGCGGCTGAAGTTGCCCATCACCATTACCGATCTGCAACTGGGGCTGCTGGACAAGGCAGCCATGCAGCAGAGCCGCTTTTGGTTGCAGCCACTGCCCAAAGTGGCCGCCCAAATATTACGGGCGCTGAAAAAAGGTAAACGCCGGGCTTACATTACCCGCCGCTGGGCGTTGGTGGCCTGGCTTATACGCATACTGCCGGAATACATCTACAACACCCGCCACTGGAAGAAAAAAGGCAAACATTAA
- a CDS encoding nucleotidyltransferase family protein: MSLSTPSADLSARLAALLRDDAAAMACMEAAREVMTRAGIDQYLLAAGFVRQRVWDCLHGIETSQLADVDLIYWGTGERALEALLTEALGKRLTGIPWEVKDQRRMHLRHGDAPYQGLVDAMAAWPEQETAVGVRLTHNDELHIESAWGLDSLFALKLTPSPRRPLDVFLQRIGSKGWLERYPKLQLAKEGANKSSHSSGFDSSDSSRHSTEGMAGRPRRSAEVE, from the coding sequence GTGTCACTTAGTACACCAAGTGCGGATTTATCCGCGAGATTGGCGGCCCTGCTCAGAGACGATGCGGCAGCAATGGCCTGCATGGAAGCGGCGCGGGAAGTGATGACCAGGGCCGGTATTGACCAGTATCTGCTGGCCGCAGGTTTTGTGCGCCAGCGGGTGTGGGACTGCCTCCACGGTATTGAGACCTCTCAGCTTGCCGATGTGGACCTGATTTACTGGGGAACAGGGGAGCGCGCATTGGAGGCATTGCTTACCGAGGCGCTCGGCAAGAGACTCACAGGTATCCCCTGGGAAGTGAAAGATCAGCGCCGCATGCACCTGCGCCACGGCGATGCCCCGTACCAGGGCCTGGTGGATGCCATGGCCGCCTGGCCGGAGCAGGAAACCGCTGTTGGCGTCAGGTTGACCCATAACGACGAGTTGCATATTGAGTCAGCCTGGGGGCTGGACTCCCTTTTTGCCCTGAAACTCACGCCATCTCCGCGTCGGCCCCTTGATGTGTTTTTACAGCGCATCGGCTCAAAAGGCTGGCTTGAGCGTTACCCTAAACTGCAACTGGCTAAGGAAGGTGCGAACAAGTCGTCGCACAGCTCTGGCTTTGATAGCAGCGACAGTTCAAGGCATTCAACTGAGGGCATGGCTGGGCGCCCCCGCCGTTCTGCTGAAGTTGAATAA
- a CDS encoding SDR family NAD(P)-dependent oxidoreductase encodes MRFDNQSALISGAASGLGRAYALALAERGAKVMLMDCMPLEATEVQSLLQALETTGASYRYWSVDVGSPDAIEAWAAEFAAAGSGVDLLINNAGVHTHSSFEHQSITDIRRQLQVDLLGSIALTHALWPGMMNRGYGRIVMSTGVSGLYGDLHQSAFACAKMALIGLVNGLAAEGLARNVMVNSLCPLAHTAMTDAHLAPQVKSLFSKEIVTAAMLFLLSGQAPGGRHLLAGGGSVSELCIAEHRYCYFESELRTPEVIAAHWADIDNAWPIQKHANGEDQIFAFAKRAAHEQGIRLD; translated from the coding sequence ATGCGATTCGATAACCAGTCTGCTCTGATATCCGGTGCCGCATCCGGGTTGGGCCGCGCCTATGCGCTGGCCCTGGCCGAACGTGGTGCCAAGGTCATGCTGATGGATTGCATGCCGCTGGAGGCCACCGAAGTACAAAGCCTGCTTCAAGCGCTGGAAACAACGGGGGCATCTTACCGCTACTGGTCGGTCGATGTGGGGAGTCCCGATGCCATTGAGGCCTGGGCGGCGGAGTTTGCGGCCGCCGGGTCTGGTGTGGATTTGCTTATCAATAACGCCGGGGTTCACACCCACAGCAGTTTTGAGCATCAGTCAATCACGGACATTCGCCGCCAGCTGCAGGTGGATTTACTGGGCAGCATAGCCCTGACACACGCGCTCTGGCCTGGGATGATGAACAGGGGCTATGGCCGTATCGTAATGTCTACCGGCGTCAGTGGGCTCTATGGCGACCTGCATCAAAGTGCCTTCGCCTGCGCTAAGATGGCTCTCATCGGCCTGGTGAATGGTTTGGCCGCCGAAGGGCTTGCCCGCAATGTGATGGTAAACAGCCTCTGCCCCCTTGCCCACACCGCCATGACAGATGCCCATTTGGCACCTCAGGTCAAGTCTCTGTTCTCAAAGGAAATAGTGACCGCTGCCATGTTGTTTTTACTGAGTGGACAGGCGCCGGGTGGGCGTCATCTGCTCGCCGGCGGCGGCAGTGTCAGCGAACTTTGCATTGCCGAGCACAGGTATTGTTATTTCGAATCTGAGCTGCGCACCCCCGAAGTGATTGCTGCCCATTGGGCAGATATCGACAACGCTTGGCCCATCCAAAAACACGCCAACGGTGAAGATCAGATCTTCGCCTTTGCCAAACGTGCCGCCCACGAGCAGGGCATACGACTCGACTGA
- a CDS encoding YbaY family lipoprotein, translating into MKKWLLSVALPMAALVGAVGLGGCASSADDVEISGSVWFRERIALPVDAVLTVQVRDVSRMDVAAEVLGEFKVPVTAVPKDFALRFKPDTFKQGHTYAVGARITQGDKLLFINTQSYRVDFTQPTGMSVRLDSVGR; encoded by the coding sequence ATGAAGAAATGGCTATTGAGTGTTGCCCTGCCGATGGCGGCATTGGTGGGGGCGGTTGGACTGGGTGGTTGTGCCAGCAGTGCCGACGATGTGGAGATAAGTGGCAGTGTCTGGTTCAGAGAGCGCATCGCACTGCCTGTTGATGCGGTGTTGACGGTTCAGGTGCGGGACGTTTCCCGTATGGATGTGGCGGCCGAGGTACTGGGGGAGTTCAAGGTGCCTGTCACCGCTGTGCCCAAGGACTTTGCGCTGCGCTTTAAGCCGGACACCTTTAAACAGGGCCACACCTATGCGGTGGGCGCACGTATCACCCAGGGCGATAAGCTGCTGTTTATCAATACCCAAAGTTACAGAGTGGATTTCACACAGCCTACCGGCATGTCGGTGAGGCTGGACAGTGTGGGGCGTTGA
- the ompW gene encoding outer membrane protein OmpW yields MMKKSYLSGLIAASLLSVVSASALAHQAGDIIVRAGAVVVAPNESTQDVVTPDLGNLGQLQVSSNTQLGLNFGYMLTDNWAIELLAATPFSHDVSLAGVGKIAETKHLPPTLVAQYYFGNANSAFRPYVGVGVNYTNFFDNEFTNDLGGKLTDLSLSTSVGWAAQVGFDYSFNKNWLLNASVWYADISTDVKFNYHYGVDNSQTAAVTIESDIDPWVYMVSVGYKF; encoded by the coding sequence ATGATGAAGAAATCCTATCTGTCCGGTCTGATTGCTGCCTCCCTTCTGTCTGTTGTTTCTGCCTCTGCTCTGGCTCACCAGGCAGGCGATATTATCGTACGTGCCGGCGCCGTGGTTGTTGCCCCCAATGAGTCCACTCAAGATGTTGTTACTCCGGACCTGGGAAATCTGGGCCAACTGCAGGTGAGCAGCAATACCCAATTGGGTCTGAACTTTGGCTATATGCTGACCGACAACTGGGCCATTGAACTCCTTGCAGCTACCCCATTCAGCCATGACGTTTCACTTGCAGGCGTGGGCAAGATTGCTGAAACAAAGCACCTGCCACCGACTCTGGTTGCCCAATACTACTTTGGCAATGCCAATTCTGCCTTCCGTCCTTATGTGGGTGTGGGTGTGAACTACACCAACTTCTTCGATAACGAATTCACCAATGATCTGGGCGGTAAGCTGACGGATCTGAGTCTGTCCACTTCAGTGGGTTGGGCCGCACAGGTAGGTTTTGACTACAGCTTCAACAAAAACTGGCTGCTTAACGCCTCTGTGTGGTACGCCGATATCAGCACCGATGTGAAGTTCAATTACCACTATGGAGTTGATAATAGTCAGACTGCAGCAGTTACCATTGAGTCAGATATCGACCCATGGGTATACATGGTGAGTGTGGGTTACAAGTTCTAA